The genomic window AGGCACCTAACCAATACGATCCTTATTCTCATCCAGAAGAAGCAACAGAACGTCGTAATCTAGTCCTATCAGAGATGCAAAAGCAAGGCTATTTAACAGCTGAGCAATATGAAACAGCTATCAACACACCAATCACTGATGGTTTACAAAGTCTCAAAGGAAGCAACAGCTACCCTCCATATTTAGACAATTACCTCAAAGAAGTGATTGAACAAGTTGAAACAGAGACAGGCTACAACCTTTTAACTACTGGAATGGATGTCTACACTAACGTAGACCAAGACGTTCAAAAACGACTTTGGGATGTATACAACACGGATGAATATGTAAACTATCCAGATGATGAAATCCAAGCAGCTTCTACTATTATTGATGTATCAAATGGTAAGGTTATTGCTCAACTCGGCTCTCGCCACCAAGCTAGTAACGTATCTTTCGGTATTAACCAAGCTGTTGAAACTAACCGTGACTGGGGTTCTACCATGAAACCAATCACAGACTATGCCCCCGCATTAGAGTATGACATTTATGACTCTACTGCCTACATGCTCAAGGATGTACCATATAACTTCCCAGGCACCAGCACTCCAGTCTACAACTGGGATCGTGGCTATTATGGTAACATCACTCTTCAAACTGCTATCCAACAATCTCGTAACGTACCAGCAGTTGAAACTCTCGATAGAGTTGGACTCGATAAAGCCAAAAAATTCTTAAACGGACTTGGCATTGATTATCCAACCATGGTATATGCAAACGCAATTTCAAGTAATACGACTGAATCAGGTAAACAGTACGGTGCAAGTAGTGAAAAAATGGCTGCCGCCTATGCTGCATTTGCTAACGGTGGTATCTATCACAAACCAATGTATATCAATAAAATTGTCTTTAGCGACGGTAGTTCAAAAGAGTTTTCTGATCAAGGTACTCGTGCTATGAAAGAAACAACCGCCTATATGATGACAGAAATGATGAAAACAGTATTATACTCTGGTACAGGTCGAGACGCTTATATTTCATGGCTTCTACAAGCAGGTAAAACTGGTACATCAAACTACACTGATGAAGAGATTGAAAACCACATTAAAACAAGTCAATTTGTTGCTCCGGATGAAATGTTTGTTGGTTATACCCGTAAATATTCAATGGCAGTCTGGACCGGTTACTCAAACCGCCTTACTCCAATCGTTGGTGATGGCTTTACTGTTGCCACTAGCATCTATCGTTCTATGATGCAATATCTAGCAGAGGACGATCACCCTGGTGATTGGACAATGCCAGAAGGACTTTATAGAAGCGGTGATTATGTCTTTAAGAATGGGGCACGTAGCAACTGGATTTTCCAAACAACTCAACAATCCTCAACAACCTCCAGCTCAACAACTGAAAATCAAAATTCAGTAGCTGAAACTACTAGCCCAAATACCGCTCAGAATCGAACTGCTCCAAATACAAATCAAAACCCTCAATAAAATCAAAATTCTCAAGAACAACAATAATCTTAAAAGATCTAGGAAAAATCTTCCTAGGTCTTTTGTTAATGAAAAAGTGGAGTTAATTACTAACTCCACCTTCTTTTATTTTACATGGTTTGCAAGATCTTCTTGCGCTTTTTTATTAGATTCTTCTTTTTCTTTCTTCCATTTATCTTGAGCTTTTTGATATTCATCAGCAGTTACTGGTTTATCTTGAAGTTCAAGGTACTTGTACAAGAGGGCTTCACTCATACCCTTGTTACCTGAGTATGCAAATGGAAGAGTATATGGCACCATCTTAGACAACATTGGACGTCCAGTTTGAGAAGTTGTTGGAATAATCAAAGCGCTATCTGTCAACCAAGCTTGGGCCGCAGCATATTTATCATAACGTTTTGAAACATCAGTGTTTTCGTTTCCGGCTTCAACAACCATCTTTTCATAATCTTCCAAACCAACTTGTTTGGCAGCAGCGTTGTTTGTACCAGCATCAAATCCTAGATAAGTCTTCGTATTTTCACCAACAGATGGTTTGATGATATCAAGGTAAGTAGATGGGTCAATGTAGTCTGGAGACCATCCAACGTTATCTGAGAGATCCCAATCTTCTCCAGCAGCTGTTTCAGCAAAGTAGGTAACATTTAAGACTTCATCTTTTTGAAGTTGTTGAATATCAACAACGACATTGTCAGTTCCTAATGTTGCTTCAAGTGATTGTTTCAATGACTGAACACGTTGAACTTTTGTAGTATTAGTTTGGTCAACTGGCATATCCAAATGAATTGGGAATTGAACGCCCTCTGCTTGGAGAGCTGTCTTAGCTTTAGCAAATTCTGCTTTCGCTTTTTCAGGATTGTATAGACCATCTTGAGCGTCGTCTAGATTAACATCTTTCCACTCGTCACCATAGGTGACCAATTTTTCTTTAACTAAGTCACCAAAGTTTTTACCATCAGCTTGAACAAATGTTGGTGGTACGAACAAGTTACGAAGAAGTTTGCTTGCTCCGCTTTCTCCATTAACTTGAGAAGCATAAGCTGTTCTATCAAAACCAAAGGCGATAGCTTGACGGAAGTCTTTGTTTAGGAGAGCTTTCTTAGTTGATGTCTTTTGCTCATCTGTAGTCTTAGAAGTGTACTTGTAAGACTGACGGTCAATATTTGTTCCAACTAAGAAAGTAGCAGAATCTTGTGGTGTATAAACGATGTTATCCTTAAACTCTTTTTCAAGTTCAGGATATCCTGCACTTGTCGGGAAGAGACGAGCCATTGAGAAGCCGCCATCCTTAAAGGTGTCTGCAAGTTTGCCTGTATCTTGACCATCCCAGAATGATAGTTTTACTTTATCAATATGAACATTGTCCTTATCCCAGTAGTTTGGATTCTTTTCAAATTCTACTGAAGATTTTGCTACCAATGATTTCAACAAGAAAGGACCGTTGTAAAGAATACTGCTTGGATCAGTTGCTTTGGCAAAGTCACTTCCTTTAGAAGTAAGGAATTCTTCATTGACTGGTGCAAGAATACCCATGGTTGTCTTAGAGTTCCAAAAGCTTTCTGGTTTATTCAAAGTGTATTGAACAGTTTGATCATCAATTGCCTTGATTCCAACTTCTGAGAAGTCTTTTACTTCACCTTTGACATAAGCGTCAAGACCTTTAATGGATTCTTGAACAAGATAAAGGGCCTCTGACTTATTATCAGCTGCATATTTAAGACCTGTTACAAAGTCTTGAGCTTTCACAGGTGCATACTCTTCACCTTCAGAAGTGTACCACTTAGCATCTTTACGGATTGTATAAGTGTAAGTCAAACCATCTTGAGATACTGACCAGTCTTCTGCCATAGATGGCACGAAGTTCCCGTAACGGTCATTCTCCATCAAACCGTCAACAACATTACTTGTGATATTCGCAACTGCAGCCTTACCTGTTGTCAGATAGTTGAGGCTGTCTGGATCTGTTTCATAAACGTAAGAAAAAGTTTTCTCACCTTTTGCACTAGAGCCTGAACCTGAACAAGCTGCCAAAACACCTGACGCTAACAGAGTCACTCCTGCTAGGGCCATTACTTTTGAAAATTTCATAATAAACTCCTTTTTGACTTTTTATACATTATAGTCCCTTTTTCGCCAAGTGTCAATACAATTTTCAGAATTTTTCAAATTGATTTGAAAATTTTTTCTTCCTATAGGTTTAATATGAAAATCTTTTTAGGAAAATTTCTATCATTGACATTTATCAACTATAGCTTTATGATATAATGAAAGAAGAAAGTTGAAAGGAAATACCATGTCAAAAGAAGTTATTGT from Streptococcus sp. oral taxon 061 includes these protein-coding regions:
- the pbp1a gene encoding penicillin-binding protein PBP1A, which gives rise to MNKHFFWRIAKYLGIGFLAAFIAAILIGGSVFFYYVSKAPELSESKLVATTSSKIYDSKNELVADLGAERRVNAQSSDIPIELVNAIVSIEDHRFFNHRGIDSIRIAGAFLRNLTSRGGLQGGSTLTQQLIKLTYFSTSSSDQTIARKAQEAWLAIQLERTATKQEILTYYINKVYMSNGNYGMQTAAQSYYGKDLKDLSIPQLALLAGMPQAPNQYDPYSHPEEATERRNLVLSEMQKQGYLTAEQYETAINTPITDGLQSLKGSNSYPPYLDNYLKEVIEQVETETGYNLLTTGMDVYTNVDQDVQKRLWDVYNTDEYVNYPDDEIQAASTIIDVSNGKVIAQLGSRHQASNVSFGINQAVETNRDWGSTMKPITDYAPALEYDIYDSTAYMLKDVPYNFPGTSTPVYNWDRGYYGNITLQTAIQQSRNVPAVETLDRVGLDKAKKFLNGLGIDYPTMVYANAISSNTTESGKQYGASSEKMAAAYAAFANGGIYHKPMYINKIVFSDGSSKEFSDQGTRAMKETTAYMMTEMMKTVLYSGTGRDAYISWLLQAGKTGTSNYTDEEIENHIKTSQFVAPDEMFVGYTRKYSMAVWTGYSNRLTPIVGDGFTVATSIYRSMMQYLAEDDHPGDWTMPEGLYRSGDYVFKNGARSNWIFQTTQQSSTTSSSTTENQNSVAETTSPNTAQNRTAPNTNQNPQ
- a CDS encoding peptide ABC transporter substrate-binding protein; protein product: MKFSKVMALAGVTLLASGVLAACSGSGSSAKGEKTFSYVYETDPDSLNYLTTGKAAVANITSNVVDGLMENDRYGNFVPSMAEDWSVSQDGLTYTYTIRKDAKWYTSEGEEYAPVKAQDFVTGLKYAADNKSEALYLVQESIKGLDAYVKGEVKDFSEVGIKAIDDQTVQYTLNKPESFWNSKTTMGILAPVNEEFLTSKGSDFAKATDPSSILYNGPFLLKSLVAKSSVEFEKNPNYWDKDNVHIDKVKLSFWDGQDTGKLADTFKDGGFSMARLFPTSAGYPELEKEFKDNIVYTPQDSATFLVGTNIDRQSYKYTSKTTDEQKTSTKKALLNKDFRQAIAFGFDRTAYASQVNGESGASKLLRNLFVPPTFVQADGKNFGDLVKEKLVTYGDEWKDVNLDDAQDGLYNPEKAKAEFAKAKTALQAEGVQFPIHLDMPVDQTNTTKVQRVQSLKQSLEATLGTDNVVVDIQQLQKDEVLNVTYFAETAAGEDWDLSDNVGWSPDYIDPSTYLDIIKPSVGENTKTYLGFDAGTNNAAAKQVGLEDYEKMVVEAGNENTDVSKRYDKYAAAQAWLTDSALIIPTTSQTGRPMLSKMVPYTLPFAYSGNKGMSEALLYKYLELQDKPVTADEYQKAQDKWKKEKEESNKKAQEDLANHVK